The Equus quagga isolate Etosha38 chromosome 2, UCLA_HA_Equagga_1.0, whole genome shotgun sequence genome has a window encoding:
- the SSTR1 gene encoding somatostatin receptor type 1 isoform X2, which translates to MEEPGRNASQNGTLSEGQGSAILISFIYSVVCLVGLCGNSMVIYVILRYAKMKTATNIYILNLAIADELLMLSVPFLVTSTLLRHWPFGALLCRLVLSVDAVNMFTSIYCLTVLSVDRYVAVVHPIKAARYRRPTVAKVVNLGVWVLSLLVILPIVVFSRTAANSDGTVACNMLMPEPAQRWLVGFVLYTFLMGFLLPVGAICLCYVLIIAKMRMVALKAGWQQRKRSERKITLMVMMVVMVFVICWMPFYVVQLVNVFAEQDDATVSQLSVILGYANSCANPILYGFLSDNFKRSFQRILCLSWMDNAVEEPVDYYATALKSRAYSVEDFQPENLESGGVFRNGTCTSRITTL; encoded by the coding sequence ATGGAGGAGCCGGGGCGGAATGCGTCCCAGAACGGGACCTTGAGCGAGGGCCAGGGCAGCGCCATCCTCATCTCTTTCATCTACTCCGTGGTGTGCCTGGTGGGGCTGTGTGGGAACTCCATGGTCATCTACGTGATCCTGCGCTACGCCAAGATGAAGACGGCCACCAACATCTACATCCTCAACCTGGCCATCGCCGATGAGCTGCTCATGCTCAGCGTGCCCTTCCTGGTCACCTCCACGTTGCTTCGCCACTGGCCCTTCGGCGCGTTGCTCTGCCGCCTTGTGCTCAGCGTGGACGCAGTCAACATGTTCACCAGCATCTACTGTCTGACTGTGCTTAGCGTGGACCGCTACGTGGCCGTGGTGCACCCCATCAAGGCAGCGCGCTACCGCCGGCCCACCGTGGCCAAGGTGGTGAATCTGGGCGTGTGGGTGCTATCGCTACTCGTCATCCTGCCCATCGTGGTCTTCTCGCGCACCGCGGCCAACAGTGATGGCACGGTGGCCTGCAACATGCTCATGCCGGAGCCTGCCCAGCGCTGGCTGGTGGGCTTCGTGTTGTACACATTTCTCATGGGCTTCCTGCTGCCAGTCGGGGCCATCTGCCTGTGCTACGTGCTCATCATCGCCAAAATGCGCATGGTGGCCCTCAAGGCCGGCTGGCAGCAGCGCAAGCGCTCGGAGCGCAAGATCACcctgatggtgatgatggtggtgatggtgtttGTCATCTGTTGGATGCCTTTCTATGTCGTACAGCTGGTCAACGTGTTCGCAGAGCAAGACGACGCCACGGTGAGCCAGCTGTCGGTGATCCTCGGCTACGCGAACAGCTGCGCCAACCCCATCCTCTACGGCTTCCTTTCGGACAACTTCAAGCGCTCTTTCCAGCGCATCCTGTGTCTCAGCTGGATGGACAACGCTGTGGAGGAGCCGGTCGACTACTATGCCACGGCCCTCAAGAGCCGCGCCTACAGCGTGGAGGACTTCCAGCCGGAGAACCTGGAGTCTGGAGGCGTCTTCCGTAATGGCACCTGCACATCGCGGATCACCACGCTCTGA
- the SSTR1 gene encoding somatostatin receptor type 1 isoform X1, giving the protein MFPNGTASSPSSPSPSPGSCGEGGGSRGPGAGAADGMEEPGRNASQNGTLSEGQGSAILISFIYSVVCLVGLCGNSMVIYVILRYAKMKTATNIYILNLAIADELLMLSVPFLVTSTLLRHWPFGALLCRLVLSVDAVNMFTSIYCLTVLSVDRYVAVVHPIKAARYRRPTVAKVVNLGVWVLSLLVILPIVVFSRTAANSDGTVACNMLMPEPAQRWLVGFVLYTFLMGFLLPVGAICLCYVLIIAKMRMVALKAGWQQRKRSERKITLMVMMVVMVFVICWMPFYVVQLVNVFAEQDDATVSQLSVILGYANSCANPILYGFLSDNFKRSFQRILCLSWMDNAVEEPVDYYATALKSRAYSVEDFQPENLESGGVFRNGTCTSRITTL; this is encoded by the coding sequence ATGTTCCCCAATGGCAccgcctcctctccctcctctcctagCCCCAGCCCGGGCAGCTGCGGCGAAGGAGGCGGCAGCAGGGGCCCCGGGGCCGGAGCTGCGGACGGCATGGAGGAGCCGGGGCGGAATGCGTCCCAGAACGGGACCTTGAGCGAGGGCCAGGGCAGCGCCATCCTCATCTCTTTCATCTACTCCGTGGTGTGCCTGGTGGGGCTGTGTGGGAACTCCATGGTCATCTACGTGATCCTGCGCTACGCCAAGATGAAGACGGCCACCAACATCTACATCCTCAACCTGGCCATCGCCGATGAGCTGCTCATGCTCAGCGTGCCCTTCCTGGTCACCTCCACGTTGCTTCGCCACTGGCCCTTCGGCGCGTTGCTCTGCCGCCTTGTGCTCAGCGTGGACGCAGTCAACATGTTCACCAGCATCTACTGTCTGACTGTGCTTAGCGTGGACCGCTACGTGGCCGTGGTGCACCCCATCAAGGCAGCGCGCTACCGCCGGCCCACCGTGGCCAAGGTGGTGAATCTGGGCGTGTGGGTGCTATCGCTACTCGTCATCCTGCCCATCGTGGTCTTCTCGCGCACCGCGGCCAACAGTGATGGCACGGTGGCCTGCAACATGCTCATGCCGGAGCCTGCCCAGCGCTGGCTGGTGGGCTTCGTGTTGTACACATTTCTCATGGGCTTCCTGCTGCCAGTCGGGGCCATCTGCCTGTGCTACGTGCTCATCATCGCCAAAATGCGCATGGTGGCCCTCAAGGCCGGCTGGCAGCAGCGCAAGCGCTCGGAGCGCAAGATCACcctgatggtgatgatggtggtgatggtgtttGTCATCTGTTGGATGCCTTTCTATGTCGTACAGCTGGTCAACGTGTTCGCAGAGCAAGACGACGCCACGGTGAGCCAGCTGTCGGTGATCCTCGGCTACGCGAACAGCTGCGCCAACCCCATCCTCTACGGCTTCCTTTCGGACAACTTCAAGCGCTCTTTCCAGCGCATCCTGTGTCTCAGCTGGATGGACAACGCTGTGGAGGAGCCGGTCGACTACTATGCCACGGCCCTCAAGAGCCGCGCCTACAGCGTGGAGGACTTCCAGCCGGAGAACCTGGAGTCTGGAGGCGTCTTCCGTAATGGCACCTGCACATCGCGGATCACCACGCTCTGA